Proteins encoded by one window of Flagellimonas lutaonensis:
- a CDS encoding DinB family protein, whose amino-acid sequence MEPRAIIVELKRNRAVFKHLLEGIPLEIRKWKPNPEKWCLLEIVCHLLDEEVEDFRERVRHVLQTPDLPLKPFDQLAWPVERSYLSQDFDEILMKFLKERNASVIWLYSLNNPNWNSKVTHQGLGEVSAKSFLVNWLAHDYHHIRQINSLKYDYLRFKSGDDLTYAGNW is encoded by the coding sequence ATGGAACCTCGAGCGATAATAGTTGAACTGAAAAGAAACAGGGCTGTATTCAAGCATTTACTGGAAGGGATTCCCCTTGAGATTAGAAAATGGAAGCCCAACCCAGAAAAATGGTGCCTCTTAGAGATTGTTTGTCATTTGCTCGATGAGGAGGTAGAAGATTTCAGAGAAAGGGTCAGGCATGTTTTGCAAACCCCAGATTTGCCCCTTAAGCCGTTCGATCAACTGGCTTGGCCGGTAGAAAGGTCGTACCTGAGCCAAGATTTCGACGAGATATTGATGAAATTTTTGAAAGAAAGAAACGCTTCTGTGATATGGCTTTACTCATTGAACAATCCGAATTGGAACAGCAAGGTCACGCATCAGGGTTTGGGTGAGGTTTCTGCCAAATCGTTTCTAGTCAATTGGCTCGCCCACGATTATCATCACATAAGACAGATCAATAGCCTGAAGTACGATTATCTACGGTTCAAATCGGGTGATGATTTGACCTATGCCGGTAATTGGTGA
- a CDS encoding amino acid carrier protein, whose amino-acid sequence MKGYISALFLMVGLTAFSQDLTVKETILNPSSNINDGAIDLKVTGGTPPYTYKWSNQSTPLTSPKAVGLVEGVPYSVTVTDANGQSVTKAFTVPSDAITEVFNGTMTPAVSALGSILFWDPFAAIGIYDPIAYADLKLVGTPGWSAEVEDKFVLKKWLKPEGAKVSKGDEIAIVSSDNTEDKTVVATASGTLHYLVEEGQVIYNSDNAEHVIEQGAHYLAEIRYDEPVVMTHPNGDPITKGIPFIVIWLVLGALFFTLRMGFINIRGFKHSIDLAKGKYDDPNAPGQVTHFQALATAVSGTVGLGNIAGVAVAVSLGGAGATFWMIVCGLLGMSSKFVECTLGVKYRDILPDGRVFGGPMNYLRYGLEKRNMKGFGKVLAGLFAVLAVGASFGGGNMFQANQSFEQLAGQFPSLAGNGFWFGVVTAILVGVVIIGGIKSIAKVTGKVVPFMASIYVLAALAVIIMNIQNIGPAFSAIIEGAFSPSALKGGIIGVLVVGFQRAAFSNEAGVGSAAIAHSTAKTNHPPSEGFVALLEPFIDTVVVCTLTALVLIFTGMHEVGGMAGAQLTSDAFGSQISWFPYVLGIAVFLFAFSTMISWSYYGMRAWTYLFGKSKRSEMIYKMLFLVFVVIGASVSLGAVLDFSDMMILAMSFPNIIGLYIMSSEVRADLNDYWNKLKSNKLFKKVEVK is encoded by the coding sequence ATGAAGGGATACATTTCTGCGCTGTTTTTAATGGTAGGATTGACAGCATTTTCACAAGATTTAACAGTAAAAGAAACAATTCTCAACCCATCTAGCAACATCAATGATGGTGCTATAGATTTGAAAGTCACCGGTGGTACGCCCCCCTACACTTACAAATGGAGCAACCAAAGTACTCCGCTGACCTCGCCAAAGGCGGTTGGCCTGGTTGAAGGCGTGCCCTATTCGGTTACCGTTACCGATGCCAATGGGCAGTCGGTCACCAAGGCCTTCACAGTGCCTTCCGATGCCATAACAGAGGTATTTAATGGTACCATGACACCAGCGGTAAGTGCCCTCGGCTCTATACTGTTTTGGGATCCTTTTGCCGCTATCGGAATCTACGATCCCATTGCCTACGCTGATTTGAAATTAGTTGGCACTCCTGGTTGGTCTGCTGAGGTAGAAGATAAGTTTGTGCTCAAGAAATGGTTGAAACCAGAAGGGGCCAAAGTTTCAAAAGGCGATGAGATTGCTATAGTCTCTAGCGATAACACCGAAGACAAAACAGTGGTTGCCACTGCCAGTGGAACACTCCACTATTTGGTTGAAGAGGGGCAGGTCATTTATAACTCTGACAATGCAGAGCACGTTATAGAACAAGGCGCCCACTATTTAGCAGAGATTCGATATGACGAACCTGTTGTGATGACGCATCCCAACGGAGACCCTATCACAAAGGGTATCCCATTTATTGTGATTTGGTTGGTGCTCGGGGCACTGTTTTTTACCCTTCGCATGGGCTTTATAAACATTCGTGGTTTTAAGCATTCCATCGATTTGGCCAAAGGAAAGTATGACGACCCAAATGCACCCGGGCAGGTAACCCATTTTCAGGCATTGGCCACTGCGGTTTCAGGTACCGTTGGCCTGGGCAACATTGCAGGTGTAGCCGTCGCGGTATCACTAGGAGGTGCCGGAGCCACTTTTTGGATGATTGTATGCGGATTATTGGGCATGTCGTCAAAATTTGTGGAATGCACCTTAGGGGTAAAGTACAGGGATATTTTACCTGATGGGCGTGTTTTTGGAGGTCCAATGAATTACCTCCGCTATGGTCTTGAGAAACGAAACATGAAAGGCTTCGGAAAGGTTTTGGCCGGTCTATTTGCAGTTTTGGCGGTAGGCGCCTCTTTCGGTGGTGGCAACATGTTTCAGGCCAACCAGTCTTTTGAACAGTTGGCCGGTCAATTTCCATCATTGGCTGGTAACGGATTCTGGTTTGGTGTTGTCACCGCTATTTTGGTCGGGGTGGTCATTATTGGCGGTATCAAGAGTATTGCCAAGGTTACTGGTAAGGTAGTGCCCTTTATGGCATCCATCTATGTTTTGGCTGCCCTTGCAGTCATCATTATGAACATACAAAATATCGGACCGGCATTTTCGGCCATTATCGAAGGTGCTTTTAGCCCCAGTGCCCTTAAAGGTGGTATAATCGGGGTGTTGGTCGTTGGCTTTCAACGGGCAGCATTTTCGAACGAGGCAGGTGTTGGTTCTGCAGCCATTGCACACAGTACCGCTAAAACAAACCATCCGCCATCGGAAGGTTTTGTGGCACTGTTAGAGCCTTTTATAGACACCGTGGTGGTTTGTACCCTTACCGCCTTGGTGCTCATATTTACCGGTATGCACGAGGTAGGGGGCATGGCAGGAGCCCAATTGACCTCCGATGCTTTTGGTAGTCAGATTTCGTGGTTCCCCTACGTATTGGGCATTGCAGTGTTCCTGTTTGCTTTCTCTACCATGATCTCATGGTCTTACTACGGCATGAGGGCTTGGACCTACCTTTTTGGGAAGAGCAAGCGATCTGAGATGATCTATAAAATGCTGTTCTTGGTATTTGTTGTAATTGGGGCTTCGGTAAGTTTGGGTGCCGTTCTCGATTTCTCAGATATGATGATTTTGGCAATGAGCTTCCCGAACATCATTGGTCTGTATATCATGTCAAGTGAGGTAAGGGCCGATTTGAACGATTACTGGAACAAGCTTAAGAGCAACAAACTTTTCAAAAAGGTTGAGGTGAAATAG
- a CDS encoding tyrosine-type recombinase/integrase produces MSIDAFVLHLSKEKNYSPHTVLAYQNDVMAFADFCEDEHQLAELVEVQYPIIRNWIVNLVEAGLSNRSINRKMASLKAYYKFLQKTGLLDASPLAKHKALKTDKKVEIPFSEDEMRKILSQIPFGEDFEGARDRLIIEMLYTTGVRRAELVNLKLVNVDASQQTIKVLGKRNKERIVPLLDTTMGFLDQYLRYRNNLENIHEPTHLLLTKTGHKIYENLVYRIINKYLSMVSPKVKKSPHVLRHTFATHLLNNGADLNSVKELLGHSSLTSTQVYTHNSIAELKKVHLSAHPRNKNR; encoded by the coding sequence ATGTCTATCGATGCCTTTGTACTTCACCTTTCAAAAGAAAAGAACTACTCGCCCCATACGGTTCTGGCATATCAAAATGATGTAATGGCCTTTGCCGATTTCTGCGAAGATGAGCATCAGCTTGCGGAGTTGGTCGAAGTGCAATACCCCATTATCAGAAATTGGATTGTCAACTTGGTAGAAGCGGGACTTTCCAACAGAAGCATCAACCGCAAGATGGCATCGCTTAAGGCCTATTATAAGTTTTTGCAAAAAACGGGTTTGCTAGACGCATCACCACTGGCCAAGCACAAGGCTCTAAAAACAGATAAAAAGGTAGAGATTCCGTTCTCAGAAGACGAGATGCGAAAAATACTCTCGCAGATTCCTTTTGGGGAAGATTTCGAGGGTGCGCGCGACCGGTTGATCATAGAGATGCTCTATACCACCGGTGTAAGAAGGGCAGAATTGGTCAACCTGAAATTGGTAAATGTAGATGCATCACAGCAAACCATAAAGGTGCTGGGCAAAAGAAACAAAGAACGAATAGTGCCCTTGCTCGATACGACAATGGGATTTTTAGACCAATATCTTCGGTATCGTAACAATCTTGAAAACATCCATGAGCCCACCCATTTGTTATTGACTAAAACGGGTCATAAAATTTATGAAAATCTTGTCTATAGAATCATAAATAAGTATCTTAGTATGGTGTCTCCGAAGGTGAAAAAGAGTCCACATGTGTTGCGGCACACCTTTGCGACACATCTCTTGAACAACGGGGCAGACTTGAACTCTGTGAAAGAGTTGTTGGGGCATTCGAGCTTGACATCGACCCAAGTCTATACGCACAACAGCATTGCCGAGCTGAAGAAAGTGCATCTTTCTGCCCATCCTAGAAACAAGAACCGATAG
- a CDS encoding PspC domain-containing protein, with translation MRWFYSILYYFQKRGFEVCERIAERLGIRARVVRTSFIYLTFVTLGFGFALYLFIAFWLKIKDLVYTKRTSVFDL, from the coding sequence ATGCGTTGGTTCTACAGCATACTATATTATTTTCAAAAGAGGGGCTTTGAAGTTTGTGAGCGTATAGCCGAACGGTTGGGCATACGGGCCAGGGTAGTTCGCACCTCTTTTATTTACCTCACCTTTGTAACGTTGGGTTTTGGCTTTGCACTATATCTATTCATTGCCTTTTGGCTCAAAATAAAAGATTTGGTGTACACCAAAAGAACCTCTGTATTTGACCTCTGA
- a CDS encoding potassium channel family protein, whose product MLRLFRSKIVVALILMVLVLFSGVLGYRYISDYTWVEAVYMTIITVTTVGFAEVKPLDTEAKIFTVFLIVTSVFIFGFAISVITEYIMSRNSLQILKKKRLKNIIENLSGHVVICGYGRNGMQAADKLKAYNMPFVVIEKDKEIIEKHEEDILFVEGDVNEDEVLLQAGVDRAKYLITAVPDDAVNLFVVLSARQLNENLFIISRASQVTSSKKLEFAGANKVIMPDKIGGDHMASLVVMPDLITFMDQLSVEGENSTNLEEVEIEDFTDQMDCKSIRDLDLRRKTGCTIIGYVDPEGNYIINPEADLELEPKGKVIVLGRPEQIRKLNRMFQIG is encoded by the coding sequence ATGCTTAGACTTTTCCGCTCAAAAATTGTCGTCGCCCTAATCTTGATGGTTTTGGTGCTTTTTTCTGGTGTGCTGGGATACCGGTATATTTCAGACTACACATGGGTTGAAGCTGTTTACATGACCATTATCACGGTCACCACGGTAGGTTTTGCCGAAGTAAAGCCTTTGGATACCGAAGCAAAGATTTTTACCGTATTTTTAATCGTTACCAGTGTGTTTATATTCGGATTTGCCATTTCGGTGATAACTGAATATATAATGAGTAGAAATTCACTGCAAATTTTAAAAAAGAAAAGGTTGAAGAACATAATCGAGAATCTTTCAGGCCACGTTGTCATATGCGGATATGGCAGAAATGGCATGCAGGCGGCCGACAAGTTAAAGGCCTACAATATGCCCTTTGTGGTTATTGAAAAAGATAAGGAGATAATAGAAAAGCACGAAGAAGACATACTCTTTGTGGAAGGCGATGTGAACGAAGATGAGGTGTTGTTGCAGGCTGGTGTGGACCGTGCCAAATATTTGATTACGGCGGTACCCGACGATGCCGTAAACCTTTTTGTGGTGCTATCGGCAAGACAACTCAACGAAAACCTTTTCATCATTAGCCGCGCCTCACAGGTTACCTCTTCTAAAAAGCTTGAATTTGCCGGGGCCAATAAAGTCATCATGCCCGACAAAATAGGGGGCGACCATATGGCTTCATTGGTGGTTATGCCCGACCTCATCACCTTTATGGACCAACTGTCTGTAGAGGGCGAAAACAGCACGAATTTAGAAGAGGTAGAAATAGAAGATTTCACCGATCAAATGGATTGTAAGTCCATCCGTGATCTGGATTTACGCCGCAAGACAGGTTGCACTATTATCGGTTATGTAGACCCCGAAGGAAATTATATCATCAACCCAGAGGCTGATTTAGAGCTTGAACCCAAAGGAAAAGTAATTGTGTTGGGAAGGCCGGAGCAGATTCGAAAACTAAATCGTATGTTCCAAATCGGCTAG
- the tuf gene encoding elongation factor Tu, with translation MAKETFDRSKPHLNIGTIGHVDHGKTTLTAAITKVLADEGLSETRSFDSIDNAPEEKERGITINTSHVEYQTANRHYAHVDCPGHADYVKNMVTGAAQMDGAILVVAATDGPMPQTREHILLGRQVGIPRIVVFLNKVDMVDDEELLELVEMEVRELLSFYEYDGDNGPVIAGSALGALNGEEKWVKSVKDLMEAVDTWIELPERDVDKDFLMPIEDVFTITGRGTVATGRIETGVAKTGDPVEIIGMGAEKLTSTITGVEMFRKILDRGEAGDNVGILLRGIEKTDIKRGMVICKPGSVTPHAKFKAEVYILKKEEGGRHTPFHNNYRPQFYVRTTDVTGNINLPDGVEMVMPGDNLTITVDLIQPIALNVGLRFAIREGGRTVGAGQVTEILD, from the coding sequence ATGGCAAAGGAAACTTTCGATCGTTCCAAACCGCACTTGAATATTGGTACTATTGGACACGTGGATCACGGAAAGACAACATTGACTGCCGCTATCACTAAGGTGTTGGCTGACGAAGGTCTTTCAGAAACAAGAAGCTTTGATTCTATTGATAACGCTCCTGAAGAGAAAGAAAGAGGTATTACTATCAACACTTCACACGTGGAGTACCAAACAGCCAACAGGCACTATGCGCACGTAGACTGCCCTGGTCACGCCGACTATGTAAAGAATATGGTTACAGGTGCTGCCCAGATGGACGGTGCCATTTTGGTGGTTGCTGCTACCGATGGTCCTATGCCGCAAACTCGTGAGCACATTCTTTTGGGTCGTCAGGTAGGTATCCCACGAATTGTAGTGTTCTTGAACAAAGTTGACATGGTTGACGACGAAGAGTTGTTGGAGCTTGTTGAGATGGAAGTAAGAGAATTGCTTTCTTTCTATGAGTACGACGGTGACAACGGACCTGTGATTGCAGGATCTGCACTTGGTGCTTTGAACGGAGAGGAAAAATGGGTGAAGTCTGTAAAAGATTTGATGGAGGCTGTTGACACTTGGATCGAGCTTCCTGAGAGGGACGTTGACAAAGATTTCTTGATGCCCATCGAAGATGTGTTCACCATTACCGGACGTGGTACTGTAGCCACGGGCCGTATCGAAACTGGTGTTGCCAAGACCGGCGACCCTGTTGAGATCATTGGTATGGGTGCAGAGAAATTGACCTCTACCATTACTGGTGTTGAGATGTTCCGTAAAATCTTGGATCGTGGAGAGGCTGGTGACAACGTAGGTATCTTGTTGAGAGGTATCGAAAAGACCGACATCAAAAGAGGTATGGTGATCTGCAAGCCAGGTTCCGTGACTCCGCATGCCAAGTTCAAGGCTGAGGTCTATATTCTTAAGAAAGAAGAAGGTGGCCGTCACACGCCATTCCACAACAACTACCGTCCACAGTTCTACGTGCGTACAACTGACGTGACAGGAAACATCAACCTTCCTGACGGTGTTGAAATGGTAATGCCTGGCGATAACTTGACCATTACCGTTGACTTGATCCAGCCTATCGCATTGAACGTAGGCCTTAGATTCGCCATCCGTGAAGGTGGTAGAACCGTAGGTGCCGGTCAGGTAACTGAGATTTTAGATTAA
- the hpf gene encoding ribosome hibernation-promoting factor, HPF/YfiA family: protein MKVNAQSVNFVADQKLLGFIQNRMDKLDLFYDKVISSDVYLKVENTSAKENKIVEIKVHVPRDRFIVKKQCKSFEEAVDSACSSLERKLVKRKEKMRAKA from the coding sequence ATGAAGGTAAATGCACAATCTGTAAATTTTGTGGCCGACCAAAAATTGTTGGGATTCATTCAAAACCGAATGGATAAGTTGGATTTGTTCTATGACAAAGTGATCAGCTCAGACGTGTACCTCAAGGTTGAAAATACCAGTGCCAAAGAAAACAAGATTGTTGAGATAAAAGTGCACGTGCCGAGAGACCGTTTCATTGTAAAAAAACAATGCAAATCATTTGAGGAAGCGGTAGACTCGGCCTGCAGTTCACTCGAACGCAAGCTCGTTAAGCGGAAGGAGAAAATGCGGGCAAAGGCCTAG
- the secE gene encoding preprotein translocase subunit SecE, translating into MLTYVKESWEELKNNVTWLNREEASNLTVIVAVFSIIFALATWGVDTVFSKLIALYFEKLIG; encoded by the coding sequence ATGCTCACTTACGTAAAGGAATCTTGGGAAGAGTTAAAAAACAATGTTACTTGGCTCAATAGGGAAGAAGCTTCGAACCTTACGGTCATTGTTGCGGTATTCTCCATAATCTTTGCCTTGGCAACATGGGGTGTCGATACCGTTTTCAGTAAGTTGATAGCATTATACTTTGAAAAATTAATAGGATAG
- a CDS encoding DUF2851 family protein, whose translation MREDLLHFVWKYQKFSGQSLMTTDKIAVQVKNPGTHNHGAGPDFFNARLLIGGQEWAGNVELHVKSSDWYAHGHESDLNYNNVVLHVVWEDDVSVFRKDGSAIATLVLKDYLSRALLMGYRKLLEDSKKAFINCEQDIASVDGFLLDNWLEGLFFERLEHKSAAVFELLDQCQNDWEKVLFSLLMKSFGSKVNGEAFLDIARVLDFSIVRKVAHDALQLEALLFGTAGLLHEDHLDVYHNQLKQSYGFLENKFNLGGVGIRPPAFYGLRPNNFPTLRLSQVAALYHKVPNLFSEVVEAKRLSEIVSFFEVSAGEYWNSHYTFGKTSKESKKRLTKNFIELLVVNAIVPIKFCYAKQLGKNADEELVELLSGIKPEQNGIIEKFKSAGLRSDNALQTQAKIQLYNHYCTKNKCLQCAVGTSLLNGNF comes from the coding sequence ATGCGTGAAGATTTACTCCATTTTGTTTGGAAGTACCAAAAGTTCTCCGGACAGTCCTTGATGACTACCGATAAAATAGCTGTACAGGTTAAAAACCCGGGAACGCATAACCACGGGGCAGGGCCTGATTTCTTCAATGCCAGACTTTTGATTGGTGGCCAAGAATGGGCCGGCAATGTAGAATTGCATGTGAAGTCGTCTGATTGGTATGCCCATGGGCATGAAAGCGATCTGAACTACAATAACGTGGTCTTGCACGTGGTTTGGGAAGACGATGTATCGGTCTTCAGAAAAGATGGTTCGGCCATTGCTACCTTGGTATTGAAAGATTACCTTTCGAGAGCGTTGCTCATGGGGTATCGAAAACTACTGGAAGATTCGAAAAAGGCCTTTATCAATTGCGAACAAGACATTGCCAGTGTTGATGGTTTTCTTCTTGACAATTGGCTGGAGGGCCTTTTCTTTGAACGGTTAGAGCATAAGTCGGCCGCGGTCTTCGAATTGCTCGACCAGTGCCAAAACGATTGGGAGAAAGTGCTCTTTTCACTTTTAATGAAAAGTTTCGGATCAAAAGTAAACGGGGAGGCCTTTTTGGATATCGCCCGGGTTCTGGATTTTTCCATTGTGAGAAAAGTGGCCCATGACGCTTTGCAGCTTGAGGCCCTTTTATTCGGCACGGCCGGCCTATTGCATGAAGACCATTTGGATGTATACCACAATCAGCTCAAGCAATCGTATGGGTTTTTGGAAAATAAATTCAATTTAGGCGGTGTGGGTATACGCCCACCGGCTTTTTACGGTCTGCGGCCAAATAATTTTCCTACCCTAAGGCTTTCGCAGGTAGCGGCACTATATCATAAGGTGCCCAACCTTTTTTCAGAAGTGGTTGAGGCCAAGCGGCTTTCTGAAATAGTCAGTTTTTTTGAAGTTTCAGCAGGCGAATATTGGAATTCACACTACACGTTTGGAAAAACATCCAAAGAAAGCAAAAAGCGCCTGACCAAAAATTTTATCGAACTCTTGGTGGTCAATGCCATCGTACCCATAAAGTTTTGCTATGCCAAACAGTTGGGCAAAAATGCCGATGAAGAGTTGGTTGAACTGCTCTCGGGCATTAAACCAGAACAAAATGGCATTATAGAAAAGTTCAAATCGGCGGGGCTCAGGTCTGACAATGCCCTGCAGACACAAGCCAAAATTCAGCTTTACAACCACTATTGCACAAAGAACAAATGCCTACAATGTGCCGTGGGCACCAGTTTATTGAACGGAAATTTCTAA
- a CDS encoding acyl-CoA dehydrogenase family protein gives MNFDYSETQKMVAQSAKDFAEQHIAPHVMEWDEAQHFPVELFKRAGEMGFMGILVPEELGGSGLGYHEYVAIIEEISKVDPSIGLSVAAHNSLCTNHILSFGNNQQKQRWIPKLATAEWIGAWGLTEHNTGSDAGGMNTTAVKDGDHWVLNGAKNFITHGKSGDIAVVITRTGAKGDSRGMTAFVIEKGTPGFTSGKKENKLGMRASETAELIFSDCRIPDTNRLGKVGEGFIQSMKILDGGRISIGALSLGIAKGAYQAALKYSQERVQFGKPISKFQGISFKLADMATEIEAAELLLHKAAFVKNQGKPVTKLSAMAKMYASELCVRAANEAVQIHGGYGYTKDFPVEKLYRDAKLCTIGEGTTEIQKVVIAKNILK, from the coding sequence ATAAATTTTGATTACTCTGAGACCCAGAAGATGGTTGCCCAATCGGCAAAAGACTTTGCCGAGCAACATATTGCACCCCATGTTATGGAATGGGATGAGGCACAGCACTTTCCGGTAGAACTTTTCAAAAGAGCGGGTGAAATGGGCTTTATGGGCATTTTGGTGCCCGAAGAATTGGGAGGTTCTGGCTTAGGTTATCATGAATATGTTGCGATTATTGAGGAAATTTCCAAAGTAGACCCATCAATAGGTCTTTCCGTGGCGGCCCATAATTCATTGTGCACCAATCATATTCTTTCTTTCGGAAACAATCAGCAGAAGCAGCGCTGGATTCCAAAATTGGCGACCGCTGAATGGATAGGTGCCTGGGGGCTTACAGAGCATAATACGGGATCTGATGCAGGAGGCATGAATACCACTGCCGTGAAAGACGGGGACCATTGGGTTCTGAACGGAGCCAAAAACTTTATTACCCATGGAAAGAGCGGTGATATTGCCGTGGTCATAACCCGCACGGGCGCTAAAGGCGATAGCCGTGGCATGACGGCATTTGTCATAGAAAAGGGAACACCCGGCTTTACAAGCGGCAAGAAAGAAAACAAATTGGGCATGCGAGCCAGCGAGACGGCAGAGTTGATTTTTTCTGATTGCAGGATACCCGATACCAACCGATTGGGCAAAGTGGGCGAGGGGTTCATTCAATCGATGAAGATATTGGACGGCGGAAGAATATCCATCGGGGCACTGTCTTTGGGTATCGCCAAAGGTGCCTACCAAGCGGCCCTGAAATATTCACAAGAAAGGGTGCAGTTCGGCAAACCTATCAGCAAGTTTCAAGGCATCTCATTCAAGCTGGCCGATATGGCAACCGAGATAGAGGCGGCAGAGCTGTTGTTGCACAAGGCTGCCTTCGTAAAAAACCAAGGGAAACCGGTTACAAAGCTGAGTGCCATGGCCAAAATGTATGCCTCTGAACTATGTGTAAGGGCAGCGAATGAAGCCGTGCAGATACACGGTGGCTATGGGTATACCAAAGATTTTCCGGTTGAGAAGTTGTATAGGGATGCCAAACTGTGCACCATCGGTGAGGGCACTACCGAAATTCAAAAAGTGGTCATTGCTAAAAATATTTTGAAGTAA
- the rpsU gene encoding 30S ribosomal protein S21, translated as MLIIPVKEGENIDRALKRFKRKFDKTGVMRQLRQRQQFTKPSVKRRAEIQKAQYIQSLRDKEEL; from the coding sequence ATGTTGATAATACCTGTAAAAGAAGGAGAAAATATCGATAGAGCCCTGAAGCGCTTCAAGCGAAAGTTTGATAAGACCGGTGTTATGCGCCAGTTGCGTCAGCGACAGCAGTTCACCAAGCCTTCTGTAAAGCGCAGGGCCGAAATACAAAAAGCCCAGTACATTCAAAGCTTAAGGGACAAAGAAGAGCTATAG
- a CDS encoding ComEA family DNA-binding protein, with the protein MKRIKSHFRLGRRFGGFSRQERSGIFFLLLAIVLFQGIYLVWNHWVQSDRSPLFSLDEAGQQQVDSLKNRSMAGDTVTIRPFNPNFISDYKGYTLGMSVAEIDRLNQYRSQDKWINSPEEFQKVTLVNDSLLKAIEPYFRFPEWSAGAKERKPRSLQKKSTTSVGNLNTVTADELKKVYGIGDKLSARIVKFRDRLGGFLVNEQLYDVYGLEPVVADRVLQRFQVQEPPQIQPIDINTASKQELVSLIYIDYDLADAILAYRQKNGRIESFDELAAIQGFPKEKIDRIRLYLSL; encoded by the coding sequence ATGAAAAGAATTAAATCCCACTTCAGGCTTGGCCGCCGATTTGGAGGCTTTAGCAGACAAGAACGAAGTGGGATTTTCTTTTTGCTGCTTGCAATTGTACTTTTTCAAGGAATTTATCTGGTCTGGAACCATTGGGTCCAAAGTGACCGTTCGCCATTATTTAGCCTTGATGAGGCAGGGCAACAGCAAGTGGATAGCCTCAAAAATAGGTCGATGGCAGGGGATACCGTTACAATTCGACCCTTCAATCCAAATTTTATTTCAGATTATAAAGGGTATACCTTGGGAATGTCCGTGGCCGAGATTGATAGGCTGAACCAATATCGGTCACAGGATAAATGGATAAATTCCCCAGAAGAGTTTCAAAAGGTAACGCTGGTCAATGATTCGCTGTTAAAGGCCATCGAGCCTTATTTCCGCTTTCCTGAGTGGTCGGCTGGCGCAAAAGAACGGAAACCGAGAAGTCTTCAGAAAAAATCCACTACCTCCGTAGGCAATTTGAATACCGTGACGGCCGATGAGTTGAAGAAGGTGTACGGTATCGGTGATAAGCTCTCGGCACGTATCGTAAAGTTCAGAGACCGTTTGGGCGGTTTTTTGGTCAACGAACAATTATACGATGTCTATGGGCTGGAGCCCGTTGTGGCAGACAGGGTTTTACAACGTTTTCAGGTACAAGAGCCGCCGCAAATACAGCCTATAGACATCAATACCGCCAGTAAGCAAGAATTGGTAAGTCTAATATACATCGACTACGATTTGGCAGATGCCATTTTGGCTTATCGCCAAAAGAACGGTAGAATCGAATCCTTTGACGAATTGGCCGCTATACAGGGCTTTCCAAAAGAAAAGATTGATAGAATTAGGTTATATTTGTCCCTATAA
- a CDS encoding rhodanese-like domain-containing protein has product MADLTQEEWAQQLANDQNAYILDVRTPEEVEEGYIPGATNIDIYLGQEFLNKVEKLDKSKNYYVYCRSGNRSGQACALMNQLGFAKTYNLMGGFNEWEGEVAEP; this is encoded by the coding sequence ATGGCAGATTTGACACAAGAAGAATGGGCCCAACAATTGGCCAATGACCAAAACGCTTATATTTTGGACGTTCGTACCCCCGAAGAGGTTGAAGAAGGGTACATACCCGGGGCGACCAACATCGATATCTATCTTGGACAAGAGTTTTTGAATAAGGTTGAAAAACTGGACAAATCCAAAAATTACTACGTTTACTGCCGCTCTGGTAACCGTAGTGGTCAGGCTTGTGCCCTTATGAACCAGTTGGGGTTTGCAAAGACCTACAATCTGATGGGGGGCTTCAACGAATGGGAAGGGGAGGTTGCTGAACCCTAA